A part of Diprion similis isolate iyDipSimi1 chromosome 12, iyDipSimi1.1, whole genome shotgun sequence genomic DNA contains:
- the LOC124413384 gene encoding E3 ubiquitin-protein ligase COP1-like isoform X1 yields the protein MSVGGSGELENSGVGVSSGNEGSPLTTNRGARSVKRLLHSASILHGISGTLEDKNNDYLCPICFEVINEAHITRCGHTFCYQCITNSLEANGRCPKCSFTLTQQDIFPNFVLNELISKYKTRMKGLADLGGGTGSNRVGGISGTEIDMLVPVCDGLRDFVAAESANLTLPDVNVMLEVLTQRKNLLEAESCATQNKLLHEFLRHLLRHKEEQRIQLVKEVALIKRDMEEVENILKEVQSKCPRVEDLKRSSETDTAQVSAIKQEMIELIDIIDSNMVKTGDPNPPGLSSNDLFASTMTQKQNNYAASTLAIRRKRMHAHFDDFVQCYIDSRAKDLLFGQSPKVPHQTETEPGTSSGLDVFRENLVKFLRYNSLQTLATLNYSSDMFNNSTIVSSIEFDKDNEFFAIAGVTKRIKVFDYGAVIRDTVDIHYPCTEMICSSKISCISWNSYHKGMLASSDYEGTVTVWDAITGQRTKLFQEHEKRCWSVDFNDVDTRLIASGSDDARVKLWSLNTDHSVASLEAKANVCCVKFNPKSSCHLAFGSADHCVHYYDLRNMKEALCVFKGHRKAVSYVKFVNKEEIVSASTDSQLKMWNIDNPHCLRSFVGHINEKNFVGLATDGDYVACGSENNALYIYYKGLTKQLFSSKFDAARSVLELQEKKEEELNEFVSAVCWRQMSNVVVAANSQGIIKVLELV from the coding sequence ATGTCTGTTGGTGGCAGTGGCGAACTTGAAAACAGCGGTGTGGGTGTTAGCTCAGGTAATGAGGGTTCGCCATTAACCACTAATCGAGGTGCACGGAGTGTTAAACGTTTATTGCACTCTGCGAGTATACTCCACGGTATCAGCGGTACCCTTGAAGACAAAAATAACGATTATCTATGTCCCATATGTTTCGAAGTGATAAATGAAGCACACATCACTCGATGCGGTCACACATTTTGCTACCAATGTATTACCAACTCGCTCGAAGCCAATGGGCGCTGCCCGAAATGTAGTTTCACACTGACCCAGCAGGACATATTTCCGAATTTCGTATTGAACGAGTTGATCTCAAAGTATAAAACGCGAATGAAAGGCCTTGCCGATTTGGGAGGTGGGACAGGAAGTAATAGAGTTGGAGGTATATCTGGAACAGAAATCGATATGCTTGTTCCAGTATGTGATGGACTGAGAGACTTTGTAGCAGCAGAAAGTGCTAATTTAACTTTACCAGATGTAAATGTAATGCTGGAGGTTCTTACGCAAAGGAAAAATTTACTCGAAGCTGAATCCTGTGCGACTCAAAATAAATTGCTTCATGAATTTCTGAGACACTTGCTCAGGCACAAAGAGGAGCAAAGAATTCAGTTGGTGAAGGAAGTCGCTTTGATCAAGCGTGACATGGAggaagttgaaaatattttaaaagaaGTTCAAAGCAAATGCCCTCGTGTTGAGGATTTGAAAAGATCTAGCGAAACTGATACTGCACAAGTTTCGGCTATCAAGCAAGAAATGATAGAGCTAATCGATATCATAGACTCAAACATGGTCAAGACCGGAGACCCAAATCCACCAGGTTTAAGCAGTAACGATCTTTTTGCTTCAACAATGACACAGAAACAAAATAACTATGCCGCTTCAACTCTGGCAATTCGCCGGAAGAGAATGCATGCacattttgacgattttgttCAATGTTACATTGACTCTCGTGCCAAAGATCTACTTTTTGGACAGTCACCAAAGGTCCCCCACCAAACAGAAACGGAACCAGGCACCAGTTCTGGATTAGATGTATTCAGGGaaaatttagtcaaatttTTAAGGTATAACTCTCTGCAAACATTAGCTACATTGAATTATTCATCGGATATGTTTAATAACTCTACCATCGTATCAAGTATAGAGTTTGACAAAGATAATGAATTCTTTGCTATCGCTGGTGTCACAAAACGCATCAAAGTGTTTGATTACGGAGCAGTGATACGAGATACTGTTGATATTCATTATCCGTGCACTGAAATGATATGTAGTTCAAAGATATCGTGCATCTCGTGGAATTCCTATCATAAAGGAATGTTGGCTTCTTCAGATTACGAGGGAACAGTTACTGTATGGGATGCTATAACTGGTCAACGtacgaaattatttcaagaacATGAGAAACGTTGTTGGTCCGTTGACTTCAACGATGTTGACACAAGGCTGATAGCTTCAGGATCAGATGATGCAAGGGTTAAATTATGGTCTCTCAACACTGACCACTCTGTAGCTTCACTTGAGGCTAAGGCAAATGTTTGCTGTGTTAAATTTAATCCAAAAAGCTCTTGCCATTTAGCGTTTGGATCAGCGGATCATTGCGTGCATTATTATGATTTGCGCAACATGAAAGAAGCATTATGTGTATTTAAAGGCCATCGCAAAGCTGTTTCCTATGTTAAATTCgtaaacaaagaagaaattgTTTCTGCAAGTACAGATTCTCAGTTGAAAATGTGGAACATCGATAACCCCCACTGCCTTCGGTCTTTTGTGGGTCACATAAACGAGAAGAACTTTGTTGGCCTAGCAACTGACGGTGATTATGTCGCGTGTGGGTCAGAAAATAATGCACTCTATATTTATTACAAGGGATTAACGAAGCAATTGTTCTCCAGTAAGTTTGATGCTGCGAGAAGTGTTTTAGagttgcaagaaaaaaaggaggaagaaCTTAATGAATTTGTATCAGCTGTCTGTTGGAGACAAATGTCTAATGTTGTAGTAGCAGCTAATTCTCAGGGTATTATTAAAGTTTTGGAACTTGTTTGA